From a single Brassica napus cultivar Da-Ae chromosome C9, Da-Ae, whole genome shotgun sequence genomic region:
- the LOC125592781 gene encoding uncharacterized protein LOC125592781, protein MVISPKWDDYKEDGVERASAVKKKILDELFWEELEYALSFTLPIYSVIRAADTDKPSLHLVYEWWESMIQNVKRAIFKKERKQLNEDSVFWTAVHLILTSRWSKSNTPLHCMAHSLNPKYYSSEWLGEEDSRKAPHQDLEVTRERKNCIIKYFPNQDERREVNVEYSNFSLCMEDFGSVKVIHDRNWSTYKFIHSAIRNKIVPQRAEDLVFVHTNLRLLSRRSSSYKEGPSCMWDVGSDQFDSLDEINLGRLEFEDLSLDEPKLEAVLFGGDGENENNDEFDI, encoded by the exons ATGGTCATCAGTCCTAAATGGGATGACTATAAAGAAGACGGTGTAGAGAGAGCATCTGCAGTGAAGAAAAAGATATTAGATGAGTTGTTTTGGGAGGAGCTTGAATATGCTTTATCTTTCACTTTGCCCATCTATAGCGTGATTAGAGCTGCTGATACTGATAAACCTTCTCTTCATCTGGTTTATGAATGGTGGGAAAGTATGATTCAGAATGTCAAGAGAGCAATCttcaaaaaagaaaggaaacaacttAATGAAGATTCCGTCTTTTGGACTGCGGTGCACTTGATTTTGACTTCTCGTTGGAGTAAGAGTAATACTCCTCTTCATTGTATGGCACATTCTCTAAACCCCAA GTACTATAGTTCAGAGTGGCTTGGAGAAGAAGACAGTAGAAAAGCTCCACATCAAGATTTGGAGGTTactagagaaagaaaaaattgCATCATAAAGTATTTTCCAAATCAAGATGAAAGGAGAGAGGTTAACGTTGAATATTCTAACTTCTCTTTATGCATGGAGGACTTTGGTAGTGTTAAAGTGATTCATGATAG GAATTGGAGTACATACAAGTTCATTCATTCTGCTATAAGAAACAAGATTGTTCCCCAAAGAGCGGAAGATTTAGTATTTGTGCATACTAACCTCCGTCTTCTATCAAGAAGAAGCTCTTCTTATAAAGAAGGCCCTAGCTGTATGTGGGATGTAGGAAGTGATCAATTTGATTCGCTGGATGAGATTAATTTGGGAAGACTTGAGTTTGAAGATCTTTCTCTTGATGAACCAAAATTGGAAGCTGTTTTGTTTGGTGGAGATGGGGAAAATGAGAACAATGATGAGTTCGATATTTGA
- the LOC125593182 gene encoding uncharacterized protein LOC125593182: MSQDPLNIDESSNVDDKAPLWIYVNKIEKLAGGGSWRFECKFCSNSYVGSHSRVMTHLLQEGKGIKGCLKVTPQQRVNLKKLVDNCKEWLKRATSKAVPLPSSSRNMSSSSLDYDMSYKVPNATESDPKKRKGPLEKAFQNEAREQCDGEVSRMFYTGGLSFNLARNPHYRNSYVRASQIPGYVPPGYNALRTTLLQKERKNIEMHLQPLKNTWKQKGVSICSDGWSDPQRRPIFNLIAANESGPMMLRAINTHGETKTGEMIAELIIEGIKEAGHENVVQVVTDNASNCVKAGALISAKFPTIFWTPCVVHTLNLALKNICSPLLSTRNNEAVYDACYWIKSISEDVNWIKNYIMNHGMRLVMFTEHCDLKLLTIASTRLVFYIFN, from the coding sequence ATGTCTCAAGATCCTCTAAACATTGATGAGTCCTCGAACGTGGATGACAAGGCACCTTTGTGGATCTATGTGAACAAAATTGAGAAGTTAGCTGGAGGAGGATCATGGAGGTTTGAATGCAAGTTCTGCAGTAATTCATATGTTGGATCTCATAGTAGAGTTATGACTCATCTGCTGCAAGAGGGAAAAGGAATTAAAGGATGCTTGAAAGTCACTCCTCAACAAAGAGTTAACCTGAAAAAGCTAGTTGATAATTGCAAAGAGTGGTTAAAGCGTGCAACTTCCAAAGCAGTTCCACTTCCTTCGTCATCAAGGAACATGTCTAGTTCTTCTCTTGATTATGATATGAGCTACAAAGTTCCAAATGCAACTGAGTCTGATCCAAAGAAGAGAAAGGGTCCTTTGGAAAAAGCATTTCAGAATGAAGCTAGGGAGCAATGTGATGGGGAGGTATCTAGGATGTTCTACACAGGTGGTCTGTCTTTTAACCTTGCAAGAAATCCTCACTACCGCAATTCATATGTGCGTGCTTCCCAAATTCCAGGATATGTTCCACCCGGGTATAATGCATTGAGAACTACACTTcttcaaaaggaaagaaagaacaTTGAGATGCATTTGCAACCTTTGAAGAACACATGGAAACAAAAAGGAGTGAGTATATGTAGTGATGGTTGGTCAGATCCACAACGAAGACCAATATTTAACTTGATTGCTGCAAATGAGAGTGGTCCAATGATGTTAAGGGCGATCAATACTCATGGTGAGACAAAAACCGGTGAGATGATTGCAGAGCTGATCATAGAAGGCATAAAGGAGGCTGGGCATGAAAATGTGGTTCAAGTTGTCACTGACAATGCTTCAAACTGTGTAAAAGCTGGTGCGCTTATTTCAGCCAAGTTTCCTACTATTTTCTGGACACCATGTGTGGTTCATACCTTGAACCTTGCTCTGAAGAATATATGTTCACCATTACTGAGCACAAGAAATAATGAAGCGGTGTATGATGCTTGTTACTGGATAAAGTCTATCAGTGAAGATGTGAATTGGATCAAGAATTATATTATGAATCACGGGATGAGGCTTGTAATGTTCACTGAGCATTGTGATCTTAAGCTCCTCACAATTGCTTCTACAAGGttagttttctatatttttaattga
- the LOC106419367 gene encoding ATP synthase subunit beta-2, mitochondrial-like gives MASRRVLSTLLRSSSARSAARFVSRNTRLPSPSPARCVAPFGDLLGRVAEYSTSSPAAPSSPPPAKDEAKKKTYDYGGKGAIGKVCQVIGAIVDVRFEDQEGLPPIMTSLEVQDHPTRLVLEVSHHLGQNVVRTIAMDGTEGLVRGRRVLNTGAPITVPVGRATLGRIMNVLGEPIDERGEIKTEHYLPIHRDAPALVDLATGQEILATGIKVVDLLAPYQRGGKIGLFGGAGVGKTVLIMELINNVAKAHGGFSVFAGVGERTREGNDLYREMIESGVIKLGEKQSESKCALVYGQMNEPPGARARVGLTGLTVAEYFRDAEGQDVLLFIDNIFRFTQANSEVSALLGRIPSAVGYQPTLASDLGALQERITTTKKGSITSVQAIYVPADDLTDPAPATTFAHLDATTVLSRQISELGIYPAVDPLDSTFRMLSPHILGEEHYNTARGVQKVLQNYKNLQDIIAILGMDELSEDDKLTVARARKIQRFLSQPFHVAEIFTGAPGKYVDLKENINSFQGLLDGKYDDLPEQSFYMVGGIDEVVAKAEKISKEAAA, from the exons ATGGCGTCTCGGAGAGTCTTATCAACTCTTCTCCGTTCATCTTCCGCCAGATCTGCTGCCAGATTCGTGAGCCGAAACACTAGGCTTCCGTCTCCTTCACCTGCTCGCTGCGTTGCTCCTTTTGGTGACCTCCTCGGACGCGTCGCCGAATATTCGACCTCTTCACCCGCTGCGCCATCGTCTCCTCCTCCAGCCAAGGATGAGGCTAAGAAGAAGACGTATGATTACGGAGGCAAAGGCGCGATCGGGAAGGTCTGCCAGGTCATCGGTGCTATCGTCGATGTGAGATTCGAAGATCAGGAAGGGTTGCCTCCGATCATGACGTCACTCGAGGTGCAGGATCATCCCACGAGGCTGGTGCTCGAGGTGTCGCATCACTTGGGTCAGAATGTGGTCAGGACTATTGCTATGGATGGTACCGAGGGACTCGTTCGTGGGAGACGCGTGCTCAACACTGGAGCTCCAATCACT gtTCCTGTGGGTAGAGCAACACTTGGACGTATTATGAATGTTCTTGGAGAACCTATTGACGAGAGAGGCGAAATTA AGACCGAACACTACTTACCTATTCACAGAGATGCTCCGGCTTTGGTTGATCTAGCCACCGGTCAAGAGATCCTTGCCACTGGTATTAAG GTTGTTGATTTGCTTGCTCCTTACCAAAGAGGAGGAAAGATTGGGCTCTTTGGCGGTGCTGGTGTTGGCAAAACCGTGCTCATTATGGAACTGATTAACAATGTCGCCAAAGCTCATG GTGGTTTCTCCGTGTTTGCTGGCGTGGGAGAAAGAACACGTGAAGGCAATGACTTGTACAGAGAAATGATTGAGAGTGGTGTCATCAAGCTTGGCGAGAAGCAG TCTGAGAGCAAATGTGCTCTTGTGTATGGACAAATGAACGAGCCCCCGGGTGCTCGTGCCCGTGTTGGACTTACTGGTTTGACCGTTGCTGAGTATTTCCGTGATGCCGAAGGCCAAGATGTGTTGCTTTTCATTGACAACATTTTCCGTTTCACTCAG GCTAACTCTGAAGTGTCTGCTTTGCTTGGTCGTATCCCATCTGCTGTGGGTTACCAGCCTACTCTGGCTTCCGATCTCGGTGCTCTTCAAGAGCGAATCACAACCACCAAGAAAGGTTCCATCACCTCAGTGCAAGCCATCTATGTCCCTGCTGATGATTTGACAGATCCTGCTCCTGCCACAACCTTTGCCCACTTGGATGCCACAACCGTGCTTTCCAGACAG ATTTCCGAGCTTGGTATCTATCCTGCTGTGGATCCTCTGGATTCAACATTCCGTATGCTCTCACCTCACATTCTGGGTGAGGAGCACTACAACACGGCTCGTGGTGTGCAGAAAGTGCTACAGAATTACAAGAATTTGCAAGATATTATTGCCATTTTGGGAATGGATGAGCTAAGTGAAGATGACAAGCTGACTGTTGCCCGTGCCCGTAAGATCCAGAGATTCTTGAGTCAGCCATTCCACGTTGCTGAAATCTTCACTGGTGCCCCTGGAAAATACGTTGACCTTAAGGAAAACATCAACAGTTTCCAG GGTCTGCTCGATGGCAAGTACGATGATCTTCCTGAACAATCGTTTTACATGGTTGGTGGCATCGACGAGGTGGTTGCTAAAGCAgagaagatctccaaggaggcCGCAGCTTAA
- the LOC125593181 gene encoding ATP synthase subunit beta-2, mitochondrial-like: MASRRVLSTLLRSSSSRSAARFATRNPRIPSPSPARCVSPFGDLLGRVAEYSTSSPAAPSTPPPPAKDEAKKTYDYGGKGAIGKVCQVIGAIVDVRFEDQEGLPPIMTSLEVQDHPTRLVLEVSHHLGQNVVRTIAMDGTEGLVRGRRVLNTGAPITVPVGRATLGRIMNVLGEPIDERGEIKTEHYLPIHRDAPALVDLATGQEILATGIKVVDLLAPYQRGGKIGLFGGAGVGKTVLIMELINNVAKAHGGFSVFAGVGERTREGNDLYREMIESGVIKLGEKQSESKCALVYGQMNEPPGARARVGLTGLTVAEYFRDAEGQDVLLFIDNIFRFTQANSEVSALLGRIPSAVGYQPTLASDLGALQERITTTKKGSITSVQAIYVPADDLTDPAPATTFAHLDATTVLSRQISELGIYPAVDPLDSTSRMLSPHILGEEHYNTARGVQKVLQNYKNLQDIIAILGMDELSEDDKLTVARARKIQRFLSQPFHVAEIFTGAPGKYVDLKENINSFQGLLDGKYDDLPEQSFYMVGGIDEVVAKAEKISKEAAA; the protein is encoded by the exons ATGGCGTCTCGGAGAGTCTTATCAACGCTTCTCCGTTCGTCTTCCTCCAGATCCGCCGCCAGATTCGCTACCCGAAACCCTAGAATCCCGTCCCCTTCCCCCGCTCGATGCGTTTCTCCTTTCGGTGACCTCCTCGGACGCGTCGCCGAATATTCCACCTCTTCACCCGCTGCGCCATcgactcctcctcctccagccaaGGATGAGGCGAAGAAGACGTATGATTACGGAGGTAAAGGAGCGATCGGGAAAGTCTGCCAGGTCATCGGTGCTATCGTCGATGTGAGATTCGAAGATCAGGAAGGGTTGCCTCCGATCATGACTTCTCTCGAGGTTCAGGATCATCCCACGAGATTGGTGCTCGAGGTGTCGCACCACTTAGGTCAGAATGTGGTCAGGACTATTGCTATGGATGGTACTGAGGGGCTTGTCCGTGGACGACGCGTTCTCAACACTGGAGCTCCGATCACT GTGCCCGTTGGAAGAGCAACACTTGGACGTATCATGAATGTTCTTGGAGAACCTATTGATGAGAGAGGCGAAATTA AGACCGAACACTACTTACCTATCCACAGAGATGCTCCTGCTTTGGTTGATTTAGCCACTGGGCAAGAGATCCTTGCCACTGGTATTAAG GTTGTTGATCTGCTTGCTCCTTACCAAAGAGGAGGAAAGATTGGGCTCTTTGGTGGTGCTGGTGTTGGCAAAACCGTGCTCATTATGGAGCTCATTAACAATGTCGCCAAAGCTCAtg GTGGGTTCTCTGTGTTTGCTGGTGTGGGAGAAAGAACACGTGAAGGTAATGACCTATACAGAGAAATGATTGAGAGTGGTGTCATCAAGCTTGGCGAGAAGCAG TCTGAGAGCAAATGTGCTCTTGTCTATGGACAAATGAACGAGCCCCCGGGTGCTCGTGCCCGTGTTGGACTTACTGGTTTGACTGTTGCTGAGTATTTCCGTGATGCTGAAGGTCAAGATGTGTTGCTTTTCATTGACAACATTTTCCGTTTCACTCAG GCTAACTCTGAAGTGTCTGCTTTGCTTGGTCGTATCCCATCTGCTGTGGGTTACCAGCCAACTCTTGCTTCCGATCTCGGTGCTCTTCAAGAGCGAATTACAACCACCAAGAAAGGTTCCATCACCTCAGTGCAAGCCATCTATGTCCCTGCTGATGATTTGACAGATCCTGCTCCTGCCACAACTTTTGCTCACTTGGATGCCACAACCGTGCTTTCCAGACAG ATTTCCGAGCTTGGAATCTATCCTGCTGTGGATCCTCTGGATTCAACATCCCGTATGCTCTCGCCTCACATTCTTGGTGAGGAGCACTACAACACGGCTCGTGGTGTGCAGAAAGTGCTACAGAACTACAAGAACTTGCAAGATATCATTGCCATTTTGGGTATGGATGAGCTAAGTGAAGATGACAAGCTGACCGTTGCCCGTGCCCGTAAGATCCAGAGATTCTTGAGTCAGCCATTCCACGTTGCTGAGATCTTCACTGGTGCCCCTGGCAAATACGTTGACCTGAAAGAAAACATCAACAGTTTCCAG GGTTTGCTCGATGGTAAGTACGATGATCTTCCTGAACAATCGTTTTACATGGTTGGTGGCATCGACGAGGTTGTTGCTAAAGCAgagaagatctccaaggaggcAGCAGCTTAA
- the LOC106419341 gene encoding protein PSK SIMULATOR 3 isoform X1 yields MGSFCSRSLGINIGSSEYSGSSLADDVSPSHVTLFGPGTRQCMVKDANEQSQLKDVFSFREKEAVEEDHLYDGIPRLPPPQKPRSTRYTQTAVSKVTEASMLLGKAGLGKAKDVLDTLGSSMTDLSSGGFASGVATKGEELRILAFEVANTIVKSSNLIESLSEENIMHLKEIVLYSQGVQNLVSNDFDELLRLVAADKRQELEVFLGEVVRFGNRSKDFQWHNLQRYFDRISKELTPQRQLNEDAVLVVKQLMVLVQYTAELYQELQVLDRLQKDYDQKRREEENSASSSKGDGLAILKTELKSQKKIVKSLKKKSLWCRGFEEVMEKLVDIVHFLLLEIHNIFGDADDKPLKKGAADSDKRLGPAGLALHYANLIVQIDTLVARSSSITSNARDSLYQSLPPSIKLALRSKIKSFKVDKELSVTQIKDEMERTLHWLVPIAANTTKAHHGFGWVGEWGSTGTDFTSKPSGGDTLRIETLYHASKEKTENYILGQIIWLQHLVTKAKSDAQGASRLSSIKSSFNSSNQQLTSEPLGVPLVTVEEQKMLQEVIRRERTPCVSKSQDFDSEHYSRVRKCDPLSKSSEYFRGVRRSKSVAAVKRFSSGFSLVDFVIDKEKALDVIDRVDVPRDYRALLKEGSLSF; encoded by the exons atgggGAGTTTTTGCTCTAGGAGCCTAGGAATCAATATTGGCAGCAGTGAGTATTCAGGTTCAAGTTTAGCTGATGATGTTTCACCTAGCCACGTCACTTTGTTTGGTCCTGGTACGAGGCAGTGTATGGTTAAAGACGCTAACGAACAAAGCCAGTTGAAAGATGTATTCTCTTTCCGCGAAAAGGAAGCAGTAGAAGAAGATCATTTATACGATGGCATTCCGAGGCTACCTCCACCGCAGAAACCTCGGTCTACAAGATATACTCAAACCGCTGTTTCAAAG GTTACAGAGGCGAGTATGCTTCTAGGGAAAGCGGGTTTAGGTAAAGCCAAAGATGTTTTGGATACTCTTGGGAGTAGCATGACGGATCTAAGCAGCGGTGGATTTGCTTCTGGAGTTGCAACTAAAGGGGAAGAGCTTCGGATCTTAGCCTTTGAAGTAGCGAACACAATCGTCAAGAGCTCAAATCTCATTGAATCACTTTCTGAGGAGAACATCATGCATTTGAAAGAAATTGTTCTGTACTCCCAGGGTGTTCAGAATCTTGTCTCCAATGATTTTGATGAGCTCCTCAGACTTGTTGCTGCTGATAAGAG GCAGGAGCTGGAAGTTTTCTTGGGAGAAGTGGTTCGGTTTGGAAACAGATCTAAAGACTTTCAGTGGCATAATTTGCAGCGCTACTTCGACAG GATCAGCAAAGAACTAACCCCTCAAAGACAGTTGAATGAAGACGCTGTGTTAGTTGTTAAGCAACTGATGGTTCTAGTGCAGTATACAGCT GAACTATACCAAGAACTCCAAGTATTGGATCGGTTGCAGAAAGACTATGACCAAAAGCGCAGAGAAGAAGAGAACTCAGCTAGTAGCAGTAAAG GAGACGGTCTTGCAATCTTGAAAACGGAACTTAAATCTCAGAAAAAGATAGTGAAAAGCTTAAAGAAAAAGTCCTTGTGGTGCAGAGGTTTTGAAGAG GTGATGGAGAAACTGGTAGACATTGTACATTTCTTGTTGCTAGAGATTCATAATATCTTCGGTGATGCTG ATGATAAACCATTGAAGAAAGGAGCTGCAGATTCTGATAAAAGATTGGGACCTGCTGGTCTTGCTTTACATTATGCAAATTTAATTGTGCAGATTGATACACTT GTCGCCCGTTCAagctctataacttcaaatgcAAGGGATTCTCTATACCAAAGCTTGCCACCTAGTATAAAACTGGCTCTTCGTTCCAAGATTAAGTCCTTCAAAGTCGATAAGGAG CTTTCGGTTACACAAATTAAGGATGAGATGGAGAGGACACTTCATTGGCTTGTCCCTATTGCAGCCAACACAACCAA AGCTCATCATGGTTTCGGTTGGGTTGGAGAGTGGGGAAGCACAGG aACTGACTTCACGAGTAAGCCTAGTGGTGGAGATACACTAAGGATCGAGACACTCTATCACGCTAGCAAAGAAAAGACAGAGAACTACATTCTCGGACAGATCATTTGGTTACAGCATTTGGTTACAAAAGCAAAGAGCGACGCTCAAGGAGCTTCTAGACTTTCTTCTATCAAATCTTCGTTTAATAGTTCGAACCAGCAGTTGACATCTGAACCACTCGGTGTCCCATTAGTAACGGTTGAGGAGCAAAAGATGTTACAAGAGGTGATCAGAAGAGAGAGGACTCCATGTGTTAGCAAGAGTCAAGACTTTGATTCTGAGCACTACTCGCGGGTGAGGAAGTGCGACCCTTTGAGCAAAAGCAGTGAGTATTTTCGTGGAGTGAGGAGAAGCAAATCAGTTGCTGCGGTGAAGAGGTTTTCTTCTGGCTTTTCACTTGTTGATTTTGTTATCGACAAGGAAAAAGCGTTGGATGTGATTGATCGTGTCGATGTGCCGAGAGATTATAGAGCATTGCTGAAAGAAGGTAGCTTGAGCTTCTAG
- the LOC106419341 gene encoding protein PSK SIMULATOR 3 isoform X2 translates to MLLGKAGLGKAKDVLDTLGSSMTDLSSGGFASGVATKGEELRILAFEVANTIVKSSNLIESLSEENIMHLKEIVLYSQGVQNLVSNDFDELLRLVAADKRQELEVFLGEVVRFGNRSKDFQWHNLQRYFDRISKELTPQRQLNEDAVLVVKQLMVLVQYTAELYQELQVLDRLQKDYDQKRREEENSASSSKGDGLAILKTELKSQKKIVKSLKKKSLWCRGFEEVMEKLVDIVHFLLLEIHNIFGDADDKPLKKGAADSDKRLGPAGLALHYANLIVQIDTLVARSSSITSNARDSLYQSLPPSIKLALRSKIKSFKVDKELSVTQIKDEMERTLHWLVPIAANTTKAHHGFGWVGEWGSTGTDFTSKPSGGDTLRIETLYHASKEKTENYILGQIIWLQHLVTKAKSDAQGASRLSSIKSSFNSSNQQLTSEPLGVPLVTVEEQKMLQEVIRRERTPCVSKSQDFDSEHYSRVRKCDPLSKSSEYFRGVRRSKSVAAVKRFSSGFSLVDFVIDKEKALDVIDRVDVPRDYRALLKEGSLSF, encoded by the exons ATGCTTCTAGGGAAAGCGGGTTTAGGTAAAGCCAAAGATGTTTTGGATACTCTTGGGAGTAGCATGACGGATCTAAGCAGCGGTGGATTTGCTTCTGGAGTTGCAACTAAAGGGGAAGAGCTTCGGATCTTAGCCTTTGAAGTAGCGAACACAATCGTCAAGAGCTCAAATCTCATTGAATCACTTTCTGAGGAGAACATCATGCATTTGAAAGAAATTGTTCTGTACTCCCAGGGTGTTCAGAATCTTGTCTCCAATGATTTTGATGAGCTCCTCAGACTTGTTGCTGCTGATAAGAG GCAGGAGCTGGAAGTTTTCTTGGGAGAAGTGGTTCGGTTTGGAAACAGATCTAAAGACTTTCAGTGGCATAATTTGCAGCGCTACTTCGACAG GATCAGCAAAGAACTAACCCCTCAAAGACAGTTGAATGAAGACGCTGTGTTAGTTGTTAAGCAACTGATGGTTCTAGTGCAGTATACAGCT GAACTATACCAAGAACTCCAAGTATTGGATCGGTTGCAGAAAGACTATGACCAAAAGCGCAGAGAAGAAGAGAACTCAGCTAGTAGCAGTAAAG GAGACGGTCTTGCAATCTTGAAAACGGAACTTAAATCTCAGAAAAAGATAGTGAAAAGCTTAAAGAAAAAGTCCTTGTGGTGCAGAGGTTTTGAAGAG GTGATGGAGAAACTGGTAGACATTGTACATTTCTTGTTGCTAGAGATTCATAATATCTTCGGTGATGCTG ATGATAAACCATTGAAGAAAGGAGCTGCAGATTCTGATAAAAGATTGGGACCTGCTGGTCTTGCTTTACATTATGCAAATTTAATTGTGCAGATTGATACACTT GTCGCCCGTTCAagctctataacttcaaatgcAAGGGATTCTCTATACCAAAGCTTGCCACCTAGTATAAAACTGGCTCTTCGTTCCAAGATTAAGTCCTTCAAAGTCGATAAGGAG CTTTCGGTTACACAAATTAAGGATGAGATGGAGAGGACACTTCATTGGCTTGTCCCTATTGCAGCCAACACAACCAA AGCTCATCATGGTTTCGGTTGGGTTGGAGAGTGGGGAAGCACAGG aACTGACTTCACGAGTAAGCCTAGTGGTGGAGATACACTAAGGATCGAGACACTCTATCACGCTAGCAAAGAAAAGACAGAGAACTACATTCTCGGACAGATCATTTGGTTACAGCATTTGGTTACAAAAGCAAAGAGCGACGCTCAAGGAGCTTCTAGACTTTCTTCTATCAAATCTTCGTTTAATAGTTCGAACCAGCAGTTGACATCTGAACCACTCGGTGTCCCATTAGTAACGGTTGAGGAGCAAAAGATGTTACAAGAGGTGATCAGAAGAGAGAGGACTCCATGTGTTAGCAAGAGTCAAGACTTTGATTCTGAGCACTACTCGCGGGTGAGGAAGTGCGACCCTTTGAGCAAAAGCAGTGAGTATTTTCGTGGAGTGAGGAGAAGCAAATCAGTTGCTGCGGTGAAGAGGTTTTCTTCTGGCTTTTCACTTGTTGATTTTGTTATCGACAAGGAAAAAGCGTTGGATGTGATTGATCGTGTCGATGTGCCGAGAGATTATAGAGCATTGCTGAAAGAAGGTAGCTTGAGCTTCTAG
- the LOC125592317 gene encoding flavonol synthase/flavanone 3-hydroxylase-like yields MEIERVQDISSSSLHTEVIPLEFIRSEKEQPAITTFRGPVPAIPVVDLSDPDEESVARAVVKASEEWGIFQVVNHGIPTELIKRLQEVGRTFFELPSSEKESVAKPADAKDIEGYGTKLQKEVEGKKAWVDHLFHRIWPPSCVNYSFWPKNPPEYREVNEEYALHVKKLSETLLGILSEGLGLRREALREGLGGDLVEYMMKINYYPPCPRPDLALGVPAHTDLSGITLLVPNEVPGLQVFKDDHWFDAEYIPSAVIVHIGDQILRLSNGRYKNVLHRTTVDKDRTRMSWPVFLEPHREMIVGPLPELISDGNPPKYKPFAFKDYSYRKLNKLPLD; encoded by the exons ATGGAGATCGAGAGAGTCCAAGACATTTCATCATCTTCCCTCCACACCGAGGTTATCCCTCTGGAGTTCATCAGATCGGAGAAAGAACAGCCGGCGATCACCACTTTCCGAGGTCCGGTGCCGGCGATCCCCGTCGTCGATCTGAGCGACCCCGACGAAGAGAGCGTGGCGCGTGCGGTGGTGAAGGCGAGTGAAGAATGGGGGATTTTCCAGGTGGTTAACCACGGGATCCCCACGGAGCTGATAAAACGGTTGCAGGAAGTGGGGAGAACGTTCTTCGAGCTTCCTTCGTCGGAGAAAGAGTCCGTCGCGAAGCCCGCTGATGCTAAAGACATCGAAGGGTACGGAACGAAGCTACAGAAAGAAGTAGAAGGTAAGAAAGCATGGGTTGATCATCTCTTCCACAGGATCTGGCCACCGTCGTGCGTTAACTACAGTTTCTGGCCAAAGAATCCACCTGAGTACAG GGAGGTGAACGAAGAGTACGCGTTGCATGTGAAGAAGCTGTCGGAGACATTATTAGGCATACTCTCCGAAGGGTTAGGCTTACGTCGTGAGGCGTTGAGAGAAGGACTCGGCGGAGATCTGGTTGAGTATATGATGAAGATTAACTATTATCCGCCGTGTCCTCGGCCGGACTTAGCCTTGGGAGTACCGGCACATACTGATCTAAGTGGAATCACTCTGCTTGTACCTAATGAAGTTCCTGGACTTCAAGTCTTCAAAGACGATCACTGGTTCGACGCCGAGTATATTCCTTCTGCCGTCATTGTTCACATCGGCGATCAGATTCTg AGGCTAAGTAATGGGAGGTATAAGAATGTGTTGCATAGGACGACGGTGGATAAGGACAGGACGAGGATGTCGTGGCCAGTGTTCTTGGAGCCACACCGTGAAATGATAGTCGGGCCATTACCGGAGCTTATAAGCGATGGTAATCCTCCAAAATACAAGCCTTTTGCTTTCAAGGACTACAGTTACCGTAAGCTCAATAAGCTTCCTCTGGActga